The sequence below is a genomic window from Salicibibacter cibarius.
ACAAGATTTTGAAACGGCTAAAAAAAAATGAAGGAGGGCGAAATTGATCGAATTCTGTTCCAAGATGAAAGCATGATCCGAGATTATCAGGCATTAGCCAATACTTGGTTTCCAAAAGGCCAACAAAAGATGATCCCGACTTATGGGAAACACCGTGGCGTCAAGTTATTAGGAACCCTTGATTATGAAACGGGCGAAACGTTTTGTGTCGAAGAAGAAAGATATGACGCTAAAGTGTTTTTGTCATTTTTAAAAAAGGTGCTTGAGACGTACCCCAATCAAAAAATCGTCATGATCCTGAATTATTCATACTTCCAAGTGAAAGCGGAATGAAACATCAAATCCCACCATTATTCGGTTTTGTTCACAAAAATGAGGCGTAATAATTGAAATTGTAAAGAGGTACAATGACAACCGCTGAAAAATGCCCTTTTTTGGACATACGTATCCCTTGGTCTTGAAATGGCTTTTAAAAAAATTGCATGTCACTCTAATTTTAGCCTTTGAATACGATTGAGCACATTCCAGAAAAAGGTTTCGTAGACAAAGCTTGAAGATAATTTGAAATAAAGCGAACGCCCTGATTTCACCAATTTGCTTGCCACTTTAATGACCTTCGATCGTATGGTTTGGATTTGCATGCTTTTTTGTTCTTCCGGAAAACAGAGCGTGCGCAGCCAGTTGGTTAAATTGTACGCTAACAAGCTGAACATCATCCTTGCTTCGTTGGCTTGAAACGAATGGCTACTCATTCGATCCAAGTCAAAACCATTTTTGGCTTCCTTAATATAATTCTCCATCGTTCCACGTTTTTGGTAAGAGCGGACGACCTCCTTGGGAGAGAAGGCATCGAATAGGTTTGTGGCAAAGAATGCATGTGTGAAAAACAATTCGCCAGCCGGACGAACCGATTGAATGATGACTTTTCGGGGCTTGGCCCATGATTTCGCTTGGTACTCGGTTTCCTCATAATAGTATTCGGATTGTGTAACGTCAGATGGCATCGTTGAAGGACGAAGTTCCTCTGCCAGTCGTTGCAGGTTTGGGTTGGACTTCAAACGAATCACGTAATAGACGGATTCGTCTTCACATAACTTGTACAACTCTGGAACCGCAAAGCCACTGTCCCCGCGCAGAAACGGGATCGTTTCTGGAAACGTTTCATTGTAATGGGTGATCAGGGGCTTCACAAAATCCACAACCCCATTAGAGGTATAGACGTTGCCCGGTCGGAGTTGAGCCTTCATAAAATCACCGGTCAGGCCATCGAAAGCGACCATCGGGTGAAAGCCGACGGTTCCGTAATGGGCATTGAAAGCTGTAGATTCTTGCTCGCCGTATGTATCGGCATGTGTGGAGTCCAAATCAAAGATAAGACTCTTTGAGCCCCTCACTTGGTGGACTTTATCTAAAAGCTCCTGATTGGCCTGATTGAGTTGGTCGGTCGATTCCTCATTAAATCGCGGGAAAAAGCGAGATAAAGTGGGTTGAGAGGCTAACGCATCCGTTTCAATGATGTGCTTAAACACAGGATCATTTGTTAATTTATCCGCCGCATCATCTTCAGCATAGCCGGCAATCATCTGATAAATTTTTTGTCGAAGCATTTGCTCATTCGAATGAAAATGATACACTCTTTCGTCTTTCAGATCCAGATGTTTATCCAAGGTGCGAAAGAAACCAAGTTTTTCCTCGAACTCTCGAAATAAGATCTCACCTGTATCAGAGGAAAGAGCACCTCCATCATTCGACAGCTTCATTTTGCGATTGAAATCCAGGGTTATTTGCGTTAAAGTAGTCATCAGAAGAATCCTTTCTGTGGTTATTTTTTCCTTGATTTAACTCTAACAGAAACGGATTCTTTTTTCATTTATTAGATGAACATTCATTTCAGCTGTATGCCCTATGATCAGGGGATTAATCATTCATTTGCGAATTTCTGTGAATATATCAGGATGATTCTGGACAATTCCAAGATTCATCATGCGAAACTTATTCAACCTTTTTTAAAGGAACATGCGGATCAACTCCAACTCATGTTTCTCCCGCCATATAGCCCACAATTGAATTTAATCGAAGGCCTATGGAGATGGCTGAAAAAATCGGTGATCTATAATGTCTTCTATGAGACCGTTGGACAGATTCGCGAAGCCGTCCAATCCTTCATTGCTAAGATCAATAAGGACCCGGAAAGAGTCAGGAAACGCCTTTGTATCAAATTATAAATCTTTTATGCCATGTATATAGCACAAAAAAAGGAACCCTGGCTCGGGTTCCCTACTCTGCGAGGTTTAAGCGTTCTTCTACCTCGTTGCAAACTTGCTCGGCGTTTAATCCTTGAGCTTCAATGACCGGGGCCTCAGAAACTGTATCGCTCATCCCCATGACATTGCTGTCCATGCCGGTGGTAACGCAGCAGTCGCAATCCATTGCGTCTTGTTCTTGTTGCAACGCAACGACGTCATGCCCCTTTTCTTCCAGGGCTGCCTGTACATCCGATAGTGAGGCTTCCACTCCGATTCTGGCCATAATTTCCACACCCCCTTACGTGCTCATCATTCCCCGGTTCTGTTTATTTATGCTTTTGTTATAATAAAGGGGAAAGAGGGAAGTGTGGCTGCTGATTGACGCTCACCGTTCTTTTTTCCGTTGAAGCAAAATTCAACGAGAGTGAAAAGAGCGTAAAAGTACAAAAATAGGGAACGCATTTTTGGGCGCCATTAAATGTATAAATTGAGTTGTTTTATGGCGTCATCATTACCCGATGACGCCATAATATGCGAGATTCTGTAGATTTATACGCTCAATAAATGGGTTTACGTCAAATGATAATGCCACACCCCGGCCTGTTTTTCTTTCCCCACGCGCTCTTTTGCTTCCAAATAATCCAAATGACCGATAATTTCCGACATAACCAGTGGGAATTGGGTGCTGTATCTTTTTTCATAATAGGTTTTCGCGAGGGCGTTGGCGGTCATTACGCCTTCATTGATGAGATGCTTAAGTTTATCTGCCTTCTCTTCGATTTCCATGAGCCGGGTTTCTACCAAAGCGGGTGCGTTATGAATGATTTCGCCATGGCCTGAATAAACCGTTGTTGGTTCCAGGGATCCTGCTTTTTTCATTGACTCCATATGCTGAAGAAGCGAACGTTGCCTGCGTCCTTCGAAATCGGGCTCGGCCAACGCGTTGCTGGAGATATGTTGAATGAGCAAATCGCCGCCGAACAGCAAACCTGTTTCTGCGTGGAAAAATGAAACTTGGTCCGGGGCGTGGCCGGGCACTTCCATAATTTCAAGATCCATTCGTGCTTGGTCGAAGGAATGAACGTCTGTCTGCATCGCCTTCTTTTCATTTTTTTGCAATGCATTCTTTAAATAACGAACTTGGGTTTCACCGGCTTCCCCGCAATCGGCTTCTTTATATAACGTTGCAAAAAATTCCACCCTTCGCTCCATGAAATCCCGCTCTCTTTTCAAACGAGGGATGGAGTAGGGATGGGCGTATACGGGAATCGGATGCTCGCTTACGATTCGATCGACAAGACCGACGTGATCGACATGATGATGGGTTAACAAAATTTGCGTTATGTCCTGTAGCGAAAATTCATTTGCTTTCAATGTTTCCAATAAGGCATTCCAGCATTCTTCATTGTTTAACCCTGCGTCGATCAAGGCTAGGGTGTCACCGGATTGGTATAAGTAGAAATTAATGCTTTTCAGACTATAGCTCACGGGAACGATAATGGGGTAGACCGTATGGTTTCTCTTTTTTATCTTCAAGATTGAACACAACTTTCTAAAAAAAATCGTTTAAATGTATCTTATCACAAAAAATTTTGTTTGAAACGCATTGTTTATGTTTATCAAATATAGTACTGGGGTAACTCTATATTATATTACATATTATAATGGGAGTGAATGGAAAATGAATGAAATGGAAAATATGCTTTCACAACTTTTGCAAGCCGTGCCCAATATTATAACGGCCCTCTTGTTATTGTTGTTGGCGTGGGTGATCGCGAAAATTGTAAAGGGCATTATTTCAGCTGTGATCCGGAAAATAAAATTGCCTGATTTTAAGGAACAAGAATCATCAAATGGAAGCAGGAGCGAGCGAAATGAAAACAAAGACAGTCGCGAACAACTGGCGGTGTCCGCCGGATCCATCGGCTATTATTTAGTCTTCATCCTGTTTGTGCCCAGTATTTTGGATGCGTTGAATATGACATCCGTGGCGCAGCCAATCTCAAATATGATGGAGTCGTTGCTTCTATTTTTACCTAATCTGTTACTGGCGGCGATTATTTTAATCGTTGGCATTTTAATTGCCCGTTTGGTCCGCAATCTTGTGCAAAGTGCGCTGGATACTGTCAATTTTGATCGTTTTTTTGATAAACTGCGGTCCAATCAGGTGGAGAGGCCGGACCCAGCGAAGCTCTCCACGACACTGGCAAATATAGTCATGGTGATCGTATTAATTCCTATTGTCATCATTGCCTTGGAAGCGTTAAGCATAGAAACGATTTCCGAACCGATTGTTGTCGTGCTGAGCACGATAATGAACATCATTCCAAGCTTGTTTGTCGCGATTATTCTTGTGATTGCCGGTTATTATATCGCCACTTTTGTTGCCCGCCTGTTAACCGGTTTGTTAAATCGGACAAATATTAATCGCGTGTACGAAGCGATCGGCTTCGGTCCGAGAGAGGACCAGAAATTTGATCTACCGGATGTCCTCGGTAAAATTGTTCAAGTGTTGATCATTCTGTTCTTCACGGTTCAAGCATTGGAAGTCATTGATTTAACCGTGCTCAATCAAATCGGTAATGCCATTATTATCTATTTGCCAATGCTTATCAGTGCACTGCTGATCATTGGGCTCGGGCTTGTCGCCGGGAATTTCCTTGAAAAAGCAATTGTTCGCTACACGCGCAGCTCGTTCTCGGCGCTGATCGTAAAATATACCGTTATTCTCTTTGCTGTATTTATGACATTGGAGCAGCTTGGGTTTGCAAGCTCGATTGTAAACATTGCCTTTCTCTTGATCCTCGGTGGTTTGGCTGTCGCGTTCGCCATTTCCTTCGGGATCGGAGGCCGCGACTTTGCGACAAGACAATTGGACAAGTTTGAGAACCGTTTAAAGAAAAAAGACCATGACGAAGAATCGTAGATCAATAGGGAAGAGGCGCATGCTGGCTGAAACGTCAGGGTGCGTCTTTTTAATGGCCGGAGCTGATACCGGGAAGCGGCACCTGAAACTTATCAGCCAAAAACGGCATTATATCAGCCGAATCGGAAGATTTATCAGCCAATTAAAAGGTTCCGCGTAAAAACACCGCCCGCTGAAACAATCCTGCGGGCGGTGCTGTTTTGCCTTCACGCATCATATCCGCGTGTCACGAGGGAGAGCTCTCCGGTTTCCGGATCAATAACCAGGCCATGAACCGCGATAGAGTCCGGCATGAGCGGATGTTCCCTTACAATACTCACACTGTTTTCGACTGCTTCTTCAACCGTTTCAAATCCTGCCAACCACTCCGCAACATCTATCCCATCATCTGTAACAGTTTGAATTTTCTCCTTTGAAATCCCTTTTGCTTCCATTTTCTCCATCACGAATGAAGGATCGAGTTGTTGCATCCCGCAATCTTTATGCCCGATGATGATCACTTCCTCCGCCTGTAAGACATGAACCGCGATAAGCAGGCTGCGAACACCACTGCCATAAGGGCTTGTAATCATCCCACCGGCATTTTTGATCATTTTTACATCTCCGTTTTTGATGTTCATGGCTGCATGCAATAATTCGATTAAGCGCGTATCCATACACGTCAATATGACAGATTTTTGGTTTGGCAGATTGCTCGTTTTATATCCCTCATATTGATTCGAACCGATAAATTGCCTGTTGTGCGCCAGAATATCGTCTAAGTACATGGTTGCTCCAACTCCTTTTCTGTTCTGTATTTTATCAAAAAATCCGAAGAATGTGTTAAGATTTACGTAGATCATACATAAAGGAGCGATGTAAAAGATGCCGACGGTTCATGTAGATGGAAAACACTCATTTGAAGTGGAAGAAGGAAAAAAACTCGTTCTTGCGCTGGAAGACAATGGCATTGATATTTTGCACCGTTGCGGTGGAAATGCAAAGTGTACGACGTGCAGGTG
It includes:
- a CDS encoding transposase, with amino-acid sequence MIRDYQALANTWFPKGQQKMIPTYGKHRGVKLLGTLDYETGETFCVEEERYDAKVFLSFLKKVLETYPNQKIVMILNYSYFQVKAE
- a CDS encoding IS1380 family transposase → MTTLTQITLDFNRKMKLSNDGGALSSDTGEILFREFEEKLGFFRTLDKHLDLKDERVYHFHSNEQMLRQKIYQMIAGYAEDDAADKLTNDPVFKHIIETDALASQPTLSRFFPRFNEESTDQLNQANQELLDKVHQVRGSKSLIFDLDSTHADTYGEQESTAFNAHYGTVGFHPMVAFDGLTGDFMKAQLRPGNVYTSNGVVDFVKPLITHYNETFPETIPFLRGDSGFAVPELYKLCEDESVYYVIRLKSNPNLQRLAEELRPSTMPSDVTQSEYYYEETEYQAKSWAKPRKVIIQSVRPAGELFFTHAFFATNLFDAFSPKEVVRSYQKRGTMENYIKEAKNGFDLDRMSSHSFQANEARMMFSLLAYNLTNWLRTLCFPEEQKSMQIQTIRSKVIKVASKLVKSGRSLYFKLSSSFVYETFFWNVLNRIQRLKLE
- a CDS encoding YkuS family protein; amino-acid sequence: MARIGVEASLSDVQAALEEKGHDVVALQQEQDAMDCDCCVTTGMDSNVMGMSDTVSEAPVIEAQGLNAEQVCNEVEERLNLAE
- a CDS encoding MBL fold metallo-hydrolase; protein product: MKIKKRNHTVYPIIVPVSYSLKSINFYLYQSGDTLALIDAGLNNEECWNALLETLKANEFSLQDITQILLTHHHVDHVGLVDRIVSEHPIPVYAHPYSIPRLKRERDFMERRVEFFATLYKEADCGEAGETQVRYLKNALQKNEKKAMQTDVHSFDQARMDLEIMEVPGHAPDQVSFFHAETGLLFGGDLLIQHISSNALAEPDFEGRRQRSLLQHMESMKKAGSLEPTTVYSGHGEIIHNAPALVETRLMEIEEKADKLKHLINEGVMTANALAKTYYEKRYSTQFPLVMSEIIGHLDYLEAKERVGKEKQAGVWHYHLT
- a CDS encoding mechanosensitive ion channel; translation: MNEMENMLSQLLQAVPNIITALLLLLLAWVIAKIVKGIISAVIRKIKLPDFKEQESSNGSRSERNENKDSREQLAVSAGSIGYYLVFILFVPSILDALNMTSVAQPISNMMESLLLFLPNLLLAAIILIVGILIARLVRNLVQSALDTVNFDRFFDKLRSNQVERPDPAKLSTTLANIVMVIVLIPIVIIALEALSIETISEPIVVVLSTIMNIIPSLFVAIILVIAGYYIATFVARLLTGLLNRTNINRVYEAIGFGPREDQKFDLPDVLGKIVQVLIILFFTVQALEVIDLTVLNQIGNAIIIYLPMLISALLIIGLGLVAGNFLEKAIVRYTRSSFSALIVKYTVILFAVFMTLEQLGFASSIVNIAFLLILGGLAVAFAISFGIGGRDFATRQLDKFENRLKKKDHDEES
- a CDS encoding beta-class carbonic anhydrase; the protein is MYLDDILAHNRQFIGSNQYEGYKTSNLPNQKSVILTCMDTRLIELLHAAMNIKNGDVKMIKNAGGMITSPYGSGVRSLLIAVHVLQAEEVIIIGHKDCGMQQLDPSFVMEKMEAKGISKEKIQTVTDDGIDVAEWLAGFETVEEAVENSVSIVREHPLMPDSIAVHGLVIDPETGELSLVTRGYDA